The Castanea sativa cultivar Marrone di Chiusa Pesio chromosome 11, ASM4071231v1 genome contains a region encoding:
- the LOC142616868 gene encoding uridine 5'-monophosphate synthase-like, whose amino-acid sequence MSLSPSMESLILQLHNISAVKFGNFKLKSRITSPIYIDLCLNVSCPSLLSQISQTLTSYCCLRHLLHRTPNRHLCFGLPPSPNAYALLRNQRLRHLQIHRGHFIKNQTCLIIEDIITSGTSILETTTPLRTTVLVVCDSMVLIDRKQAKNYNYSLEVGGNGRKMSWKEYLEALGIARGRWVTVLTVSSSNTTWLLKRRKITFVMIMKEEMIDHRSYHGWG is encoded by the exons ATGTCATTGTCCCCATCAATGGAGTCACTAATCCTCCAACTCCACAATATCTCCGCCGTGAAATTTGGCAATTTCAAGCTTAAATCTAGGATCACTTCCCCAATCTACATCGACCTTTGCCTCAACGTCTCTTGCCCTTCTCTCCTCTCCCAAATCTCCCAAACCCTAACTTCCTACTGCTGCCTGCGGCATCTCCTACACCGCACTCCCAATCGCCACCTATGTTTTGGTCTCCCACCAAGTCCCAATGCTTATGCACTGCTAAGAAATCAAAGACTACGACACCTCCAAATCCATCGAGGGCATTTCATCAAGAACCAAACCTGCTTGATCATTGAAGACATTATTACCAGTGGCACATCGATTTTGGAAACTACTACGCCATTACGAACCACCGTGTTGGTGGTTTGTGACTCAATGGTGTTGATCGATCGAAAGCAAG CAAAGAACTACAACTACAGCCTAGAGGTTGGTGGAAATGGGAGGAAGATGAGTTGGAAGGAGTACCTAGAAGCATTAGGGATAGCCAGAGGAAGGTGGGTGACAGTTTTGACAGTCTCATCATCCAACACAACATGGCTCTTGAAGAGGAGAAAAATCACATTTGTCATGATAATGAAAGAAGAGATGATAGATCATCGTTCATATCATGGATGGGGATGA